In Rutidosis leptorrhynchoides isolate AG116_Rl617_1_P2 chromosome 2, CSIRO_AGI_Rlap_v1, whole genome shotgun sequence, one genomic interval encodes:
- the LOC139887902 gene encoding uncharacterized protein: MEELSSLIENFTPPQNTNNVTEDWWLCTLTDLDNSFTKQVSANLDMLRLQPSTVKPPTKRNRSVPLKVELFVWRAKLHRLPVKLELDKRGLDLGSVLCNICQDSSETTEHILATCPQVKAIWLDFYKWWNFSPPAELNVADLFSSSCSSSLSSIGSKIWEATKWVCGYSIWRYRNLKIFQNQIWDIPSILADIQLSSFKWISGRIKKAQIQWSQWLINPSSYCVVTSRVGIG, translated from the coding sequence ATGGAGGAGCTATCAAGTTTGATCGAGAACTTTACTCCACCTCAGAATACTAATAACGTTACCGAAGACTGGTGGCTTTGCACCCTAACAGATTTGGATAACTCTTTTACCAAACAAGTTTCGGCAAACTTAGACATGCTTCGTCTCCAACCTTCAACTGTAAAACCACCTACAAAACGCAACAGATCTGTCCCATTAAAAGTTGAACTTTTCGTTTGGCGAGCAAAACTTCATCGACTTCCAGTTAAACTCGAACTTGACAAACGTGGTTTAGACCTCGGTTCGGTTCTTTGCAATATCTGCCAAGACTCGTCCGAGACAACCGAACATATTCTTGCCACATGCCCCCAGGTTAAAGCTATATGGTTGGATTTTTACAAATGGTGGAATTTTTCTCCCCCGGCAGAACTAAACGTCGCGGATTTATTTTCAAGTAGCTGCAGCTCCAGTCTCTCATCGATAGGTTCAAAAATATGGGAAGCCACCAAGTGGGTCTGCGGTTATTCTATTTGGAGATATCGTAACCTAAAAATTTTTCAAAACCAAATCTGGGACATACCTTCAATTCTAGCGGATATCCAACTTTCATCCTTTAAATGGATTTCGGGTCGAATAAAGAAAGCTCAAATTCAATGGTCACAATGGCTCATTAACCCGAGCTCGTATTGCGTTGTTACATCAAGAGTGGGCATTGGCTAA